GAGAAAGATGGCACAGGTTGTTGAGGTGCTCGTTGAAGGAGGAAAGGCTTCACCCGGACCGCCGCTCGGTCCTGCTATCGGTCCTCTCGGACTCAACGTTAAACAGGTCGTTGACGAGATAAACAAGGCCACCAAGGACTTCGAGGGAATGCAGGTTCCCGTCAAGATCATTGTCACCGACCCCAAGAAGAAGACCTTCGAGATCGAGGTCGGTGTCCCGCCGGTCAGCCAGCTCATCAAGAAGGAGATCGGCGCCCCGAAGGGTTCAAGCGAGCCAGGACACAGCCCGGTCGGGAACCTTACCATGGAGCA
The sequence above is drawn from the Thermococcus pacificus genome and encodes:
- a CDS encoding 50S ribosomal protein L11, with amino-acid sequence MAQVVEVLVEGGKASPGPPLGPAIGPLGLNVKQVVDEINKATKDFEGMQVPVKIIVTDPKKKTFEIEVGVPPVSQLIKKEIGAPKGSSEPGHSPVGNLTMEQVIRIAKAKQEQMLAADLKAAAKEVIGTALSMGVTVEGKDPREVQKEIDEGVYDEIFANAEE